In Candidatus Chromulinivoraceae bacterium, the following proteins share a genomic window:
- a CDS encoding dihydrofolate reductase family protein, whose amino-acid sequence MRKVIMLNRISIDGYFASNNEMTGGMDWFVQDPKVDEAVHKRPGGSDTLLLGENTFVMFKNSWMPMLKDQNAPAALKAVAQELTNMKKIVFSEKIKESDWENTEFHDSDLTGVVGKIKREEGTDILVMGSGTIVQQLANADLIDEYIFIVSPVIAGDGKILFKDVKQQSLKLVSAQSFDSGNVVLHYETVK is encoded by the coding sequence ATGCGTAAAGTAATAATGTTAAATCGTATTTCAATCGATGGCTATTTTGCCAGTAATAATGAGATGACTGGAGGAATGGATTGGTTTGTTCAGGACCCTAAAGTGGACGAGGCTGTTCACAAACGACCAGGAGGTTCAGATACTCTTCTACTCGGTGAAAATACATTCGTGATGTTTAAGAATTCCTGGATGCCCATGCTAAAGGACCAGAATGCTCCTGCGGCGCTTAAGGCTGTTGCTCAAGAACTAACCAATATGAAGAAGATTGTTTTCTCTGAAAAGATCAAGGAGTCAGATTGGGAGAATACAGAATTTCATGACAGCGATCTTACGGGTGTTGTGGGTAAAATAAAACGAGAAGAGGGCACCGACATCCTTGTGATGGGAAGTGGCACAATCGTGCAACAACTGGCGAACGCTGATCTTATCGATGAGTATATATTCATCGTAAGTCCCGTGATAGCCGGTGACGGTAAGATACTATTTAAGGATGTGAAACAACAGAGTCTGAAGCTCGTAAGCGCTCAAAGTTTTGATTCAGGAAATGTTGTGCTCCACTATGAAAC
- a CDS encoding IS1595 family transposase produces the protein MNATNLIEFYNEFATEEKCQDFLAKQRWGDEIVCPKCGTIGVKAYKLASGRLKCAECRSPFTVRMGSVFEDSKLPLQKWFFAIYLCTSLKKGVSSIQLSKYLGVTQKTAWFMLQRIRYVFENGTFEKLKDAVEVDEAYIGGNEKNKHANKKTKGTQGFGSKKVKTPVVGMVQRGGKLHAVVTGDTGSATLMGLISKHVDLNATVYTDEHMPYRTLPKLGYKHESVNHGSKEFVNGMASTNTAESFWSHLKRGIDGIYHNVSAKHLQKYCDEYSYRWNTKDMTDGERFEDWFSNINGKRLMYKSLIKKA, from the coding sequence ATGAATGCAACAAATCTCATCGAGTTCTACAACGAGTTTGCCACCGAAGAAAAGTGCCAAGACTTCTTGGCTAAGCAGCGTTGGGGCGATGAGATTGTCTGCCCGAAGTGCGGCACCATTGGCGTCAAAGCTTACAAGCTAGCCAGTGGCCGCCTCAAATGTGCCGAATGTCGCAGCCCATTCACCGTCCGCATGGGTAGCGTCTTTGAAGATAGCAAACTTCCCCTCCAAAAGTGGTTCTTCGCCATCTACCTATGCACGAGCCTCAAGAAAGGCGTATCGTCAATCCAGCTTAGCAAATACCTCGGCGTCACTCAAAAGACAGCCTGGTTCATGTTGCAGCGCATCCGTTACGTTTTCGAGAACGGCACCTTTGAAAAGCTCAAAGACGCCGTGGAGGTAGACGAAGCCTACATTGGCGGCAATGAGAAGAACAAACATGCCAACAAAAAAACCAAAGGCACCCAAGGCTTTGGTAGCAAGAAAGTCAAAACCCCAGTAGTTGGCATGGTACAACGCGGCGGCAAACTCCACGCTGTCGTTACGGGCGACACAGGCAGTGCTACGCTTATGGGCTTGATCAGCAAGCATGTCGATTTGAATGCCACTGTTTACACCGATGAGCACATGCCATATCGCACCCTGCCAAAGCTTGGCTACAAGCACGAAAGCGTTAACCATGGCAGCAAAGAATTCGTAAATGGCATGGCCAGCACAAATACTGCCGAGTCGTTCTGGTCGCACCTCAAGCGTGGTATTGATGGCATCTATCACAATGTCAGCGCCAAGCATTTGCAAAAATACTGTGACGAATATAGCTACCGTTGGAACACTAAGGATATGACGGACGGCGAACGATTCGAGGATTGGTTTAGCAATATCAACGGCAAGCGGCTCATGTATAAGTCGCTCATTAAGAAGGCGTAA
- a CDS encoding AraC family transcriptional regulator, protein MTSKSIAFTVYPPPPMLDREVECIRVATYIGEERSLEVKVCPNGLPGLVFGLSGDGTAAIESITVRSTTITDLPILFLHGQGSVPSIMRFKKGSYTTIQVVLKPHALYSLFGMDASSFTKGFMLPEEFGAPGLTGQLCAVDTDAQRITLLCHVLVEKLKSSVHDDLIEKSVDFIQAHVDSVTAKELLSQFHLSERQFQKRFVRVVGMSAQLYIRIKRVNEALRLMDTGQYERLSDIAHALNFYDQSHFIREMKTFSWVTPKNITQTVDEFHQDLAGASYQ, encoded by the coding sequence GTGACTAGTAAATCAATTGCTTTTACCGTCTATCCACCGCCACCTATGCTCGATCGGGAGGTCGAGTGTATTCGAGTCGCAACGTATATTGGTGAAGAGCGTAGTCTCGAGGTGAAAGTCTGTCCTAACGGCTTACCAGGACTTGTGTTTGGATTGAGTGGTGATGGCACTGCTGCTATCGAAAGTATTACTGTGCGGTCGACTACAATCACTGACTTGCCTATCTTATTTTTACATGGGCAGGGTTCGGTGCCGAGTATTATGCGTTTTAAAAAAGGTTCGTATACGACGATACAGGTTGTGCTGAAACCCCATGCGCTATATAGCCTATTCGGCATGGACGCTTCTTCCTTCACTAAAGGGTTCATGCTGCCTGAGGAATTTGGTGCTCCTGGTCTTACAGGTCAGCTATGTGCAGTCGATACTGACGCACAACGGATTACTCTTTTGTGTCATGTCTTAGTTGAAAAATTAAAATCGTCCGTCCATGATGATCTTATAGAAAAAAGTGTTGATTTTATTCAGGCACATGTAGATTCGGTAACGGCTAAGGAGCTACTAAGTCAATTTCACTTATCGGAACGCCAATTTCAGAAGCGATTTGTACGGGTCGTCGGTATGTCTGCTCAACTCTACATTCGTATTAAACGAGTTAATGAGGCGCTACGATTAATGGATACTGGACAATACGAACGTCTATCTGACATTGCGCATGCGTTAAATTTCTATGATCAGTCCCATTTTATTCGTGAGATGAAGACCTTCTCCTGGGTGACACCAAAAAATATTACTCAAACTGTAGATGAATTTCATCAAGACCTAGCGGGCGCATCGTATCAATAA